The following nucleotide sequence is from Methylotenera sp. G11.
CACTGTAAGCAGGCGAAGACACCACAAGCAGCAACATGGCAGCTACATGTGCGAGCGCACAGCCTGATAGACTTGGAATCGGCTTCATCGCAACATCCTTCATTTTTTCTATATCCATATTCACTCCGGCATCCGCGGATAATCCACTTTCAATGCACCGCCATCCAGCGTCTTGATAAACTCCACCAGGGTCTGCCTTTCTTCGTCCGTAAGTTCAAACGGTTTCATTTCCAGCGAACGGCTTTTGCGCGCAATGCCGCCTTTCTCGTAGTGCCTGACGACTTCGTCAAGGCTAAGCATGGCACCATCGTGCATATATGGGCCATTAATCGGCAAATCACGCAGCGATGGTGTCTTGAATGCATACTGCATGAGTGTTACCTGTGGCGGCACTTTCGCACCTCTGCCAATGTCTTCGGTACGCAATCCGATATCATGGAAGCTGTCGTCGGTGAAACGCCAGGATTTATGGCAGGCTACACACTTCGCTTTATTTTCAAACAGCGCGAAGCCACGCTTGGCAGATGCGCTGATAGCGCCTTCGTCGCCTGCTATCCAGCGGTCAAAGGGCGAAATATTGGAAACCAATGTGCGCTGAAAGCTAGCCAGCGCTTGCGTAATACGCTTCTGATCAATATCGGCATTGCCAAATGCCTCTGCGAACAGAGTGCGATACCCTTGAATATTTTGCAGACGCGCAATCACGCCTGGCATATCAAAATTCATTTCATGCGGCGTCGTGATTGGCAGGACAGCCTGCGCCTCCAGCGAGCCAGCTCGTCCGTCC
It contains:
- the mauG gene encoding tryptophan tryptophylquinone biosynthesis enzyme MauG, yielding MRARPALRFMGLILTLSMLTAAGVVRAGDTASKDAYLRPDGILSPSYNPLTAEKVTLGKTLFFDARLSRDGKMSCATCHSPDHRWSDGRIIPLGSENVPNARRTPTVLNSAWLTALMWDGRAGSLEAQAVLPITTPHEMNFDMPGVIARLQNIQGYRTLFAEAFGNADIDQKRITQALASFQRTLVSNISPFDRWIAGDEGAISASAKRGFALFENKAKCVACHKSWRFTDDSFHDIGLRTEDIGRGAKVPPQVTLMQYAFKTPSLRDLPINGPYMHDGAMLSLDEVVRHYEKGGIARKSRSLEMKPFELTDEERQTLVEFIKTLDGGALKVDYPRMPE